Genomic window (Phragmites australis chromosome 5, lpPhrAust1.1, whole genome shotgun sequence):
TTAAATCGGAGATGATGGCTTATGGTGCTTGAAGACGAATGGATTCTTGGATCTATCGCACTGGAGATATGGAGATCCTTAGCGGCTACAGAAGCCCGAAAACCTGAAACATTGGCTGCTCGCTCTGCTTGCTGAGATTGTACCTGTAAACAATACCTTTCTGATATCAGATAACAACATAGAGAACAATATAGAGATGAAACGCAGACCCTCACTAactgaaattataaaaataacagGCACTTAAACATTTTCCTCAAAAACAAGAACTTAAACAGACAATGTTCCAAATTTCCCAATTTTGCTTCAATTTGTCATTTCTAGACCCAGCATTTTTAATGTGATCTCCATTTATGCGCATTATGGAGGGATGCATGATAGGAAGTATTCATAAACAGTCTAGTGAGTTCAGATGCAATCATCCATGCTTGCATATCGCGGATATGGAAGGGAGGACCACATAATTTTTGTGAATAAGCCAGCTGCTCCATACTTATAATAATTGAGCAAGTAGTACTTCTTAACAGCTCTGGTTTCTGATTCGCACTCACACGTCAGTTCCCCTAGCCCAAAATTACGCCCCCCAATCACCAACCCCAGTCACAGATTCGCGGCGAATCCACCCCTTCGCGGAGCCTAATCCATGCCCGAGGCTAGGTGATTCGAGCGTCGAGACCCAACCGCGCTGTCCGGCATCTCGAGTCAGGCGCTGGAGCGACGCGGTACTGGAACTACCTCGTGAGcgcgcgaggaggaggcggcggccgcggcgggtcTCCCGtcgtctccggcggcggcggcggcctctgCAGAGGATCCGGCGCCGAAGCACCCGGCGAGGGCGAGGCGCacccggcggcgcggcggcgcgtCGGCGCGGCTGCTCCCGGCGCCCATCTCGCTCGCGCTTTaagaatataatattttttccgCTTCTGCgagcgtgagagagagagagagagcagagtaCCAGGTGGGATGAGAGAAATGACGAGGAAATCGCTCGGAAGTGCCGTGTGCGCGGGGTCCTGTCGCTTTATGGAGTATTTTGCTTCGTTTATAAATTACCTTTTTTTTCTAACTGCTACTTGGAGATTAATTGCCTTGTGGACAATAAGCTCTGATGGTTTATCACCTCAAGCCATTGACCTTCACATCTGGGTCAAGAAAATACCATTGAGaagaattcaatttttttttgagaaagagaagaattcaatttttttagaaagagaataattcatttttttgagaaagagagtaattcattttttaaaaaagagagtAATTCAAATTTATTATCATACCTAGTGACAAGTGCCCAAGTCATACTGTTCTCTGTCTCGTTTCAATTTCACTTGAATTTAGCGTGATAATTCAAACACAGCCTAGGCCGCTTTAACTATCCCATCATGGTTAACCTTTCGAAGCATACAAACGATTAAACTTTTTCCATGCAATTGCATTGCTCGTTCCTTCTTCTGATTCAAGGCACCGAGCGTTTCAGTTAGGTTGCTACGGGCTTTTAATAAAGACTACCTATGGTGTGTTTGGATTGACACCTGCGCTCATCCTGCCAAAAAAAATGACGCTAATCTCGCTTGTTTACGTGTGTTTGGATGGACGTCAATAGCTGATGAGCCCAGCGTTCAGCGCTTAGTTTTTTCTTATCAAACTATGAACAAAACACTAGCTCCCGATTCCTGTACCAAACTTTTGAGAAGCCAACGAATCGATTCATGTGCCAAACTTTTGAGGAGCCAACGAATTGGCGGGTTAGCCGGGCTCAATCCAAAGCTCACATCACCAGACCTTAAAAACAtgctgaatattgctgattggCCGGTCATGTCGGCTATGTGTAGTCCTGTGTCAATGTCCAACAGCATCGTTGATTCATTCTGGTCACGGATATCAACGGTCCGGTAGTAGTATTCTTCTAAGTCCAACAGTGCCGAGCCTCTCATCATTTGGTGTACCAGCACCAGAAGACACCTCCTCGGCCTGGCTGCATTTCATGTCGTGctatgattttctttttgaaaggCCTATGCTGTGTTATGATTTGGTTCCTTTGTTCAGGTAGGCTCTAGGAGTCAGAGAACACTGCAAAAAGAGTACCTCCGTGCAGACAGGCTGGGACTGCAAATTATAATGCAGCAGTTGGTCAGAATTATAGTTATCGTCAGTTAGGTAATTGAGGAGCAGCTGCTTGCACGACAACAGTGTTGTCGTGTTGGACTGCAGAATTCAGTGATGAACATATGGTCATGTCCTCCTGATAACCGAAAGCAATAGGCTGCTATAGATTTCATACTAGTACAATGCTACTTTGGTCCGTACAATCCAGAAACTGGTAAAACACAAGTTTTCGCAAATGGGCAGAAAAGGGACTGCATCTGGTTTTCAGAGATGAACAAGGAAATCGTCCAAGCACAGAAACAAGAAACGATCCCTAACAAGATAAGTACAGCACAACCAACTGAAGAATTCTGcaccttttttctctctcaagtCTCTACCAACCACCAAATTAATCATACTCATGAAACACTGGCACTAATATCCAAACAGCCAGTTTGTCTGACGAGAGATTTCTTTAAAGGAAAGACAGTGACAACGCCATACACAGTGCAGCTGACAGCTAAAATGACCGGATAACCAACATTTTAATATCGTTGTTCAATACTGAAACTAATTGAAGGTTTACGGGGTAGGAGTACCTGACCAGAACAAATGGAAGCAAATGCAGGGATTATGGAATGGGTCGGTACGCTTTACCCGTCAAATATGCTGAGGCTGCTAGCTTCTTGTCGAATGTCTGGTAGTGGCCATCAATTTGTGCAGACACTGACCATTCCAGCTTCGAACAGTGCCCAATGTTTTATGGAGCCAAAAATTCAGCTCGGTGTTCAGTTGAAATAAGAATAAAGGACCGAAGCCAGCAAACACTTGTCAAATATACATGTATAAGGTAATACTTAGTGcagtaaaataatttttttattagcaTTTCAATTCCAATCCTACTAAACAAGATAGAAGATAGCTCGTAATGTCCATTTCGTTTCCAAGTAAGAAGCAAAAAAAGACTCATTCTGCTCCCAATTCATTTCTGAAAAATAACTTTTGCTCCCATTTTCTTATTCGTGAGTTTACTTAGCTCCTAATGAAGGGTAGGTACGTggatatacatacatacacgaCGATATTGGCTCCGTTTGACATAACTCTGGATACAAGATCTTTTGAAGCGGTTAAACAAGATAGCTCGTAATGTCCCATTTCGTTTccaattaagaaaaaaaagactcaTTCTGCTCCCAATTCGTTTCAGAAAAATAACTTTTGCTCCCATTTCTTATTCGTGAGTTTACTTAGCTCGTAATGAAGGGTAGGTACGTggatatacatacatacatacacatcaaTATTGTCTCAATTGGCACAGCTCTAAATTGAAGATTTTTTAAGTACAGCTCAACTTAAAAAATCTTGGATATAAAAGTATTAGGtctcgtttggtagagctctatataaaaaaatcaaaattgatcATCATCAGCTTTAAGAAATCTAAGGGCTAGAGTTGTGGATAGATTAAAAGTATTTGGTTGAgtcatcttatttttatttgaactaAAAATAAAGGTTTagatcattttattttatcatataaactcTAAATCTAACATGTATCTCAAGTTAAAGCTGTGCTAAACAAAATCTTAATTAAGCTATTTGGTTTTTATttcaaactaaaaataaaaatttaaattattttattttattatataaattttaaatctaATATAGATGTTAGAGCTGAAGTTGTACCGAACATGCCCATTGTTCCCTTTTCTACTTTTTGCGATATTGCGTGTGGTAACTACGAATGAGCGGCCGCCTAATCTTGGCCTGGCTTACCGGTTCGGCAATCAGCATGTCATATGGCGCCGCTGGGATTTGACTTGTGCGGATTCCTTGCTGATGCTGATGATGGGTCACTAGGTACAAATTATAAAAAGTTAATTACTTGTAAAAATATACTGACAAATTGCATATATGCCGCCAGCTACCCGGTTTCTTCCATTTCCTGACACCTAAAATACTCCGGGCTACCATTTCATTTAGACAACGATGAGCAAACCAACAAATCACCACGTTCTAGTGCCATGTTAGTCAATGCAAATCAGCACTATCctaaaaaaagagagcaaatCAGCGTTATTTCGTAGttaatatttctttttttttagggaaCGTAGTTAATATATCTACGCCCATTTCCCCTCAACAAATATTTATACGCCCATTCTTGTGAACCAGCAGTATTATCACGTGGCGACGAGAATTCAGGTAGCCCATGTAGGTACTGGGCTCAAGCGGTcaatatggatttttttttacattttataacataaatatttttaaaaaatatacctaAATAGAAAGATTTATGAAAATAACTGTCTACCGTCTCTTAAAAAGACTGAGAGCAGTAAACATACTACGATGTTACATACAACCTTTACCACTCTCTTATGTTAGACCAGTTAAAGTAAATGCAGAAGCATCATTAGCCCTCATCTGAGCCATCCCATCATATCCTAACGGGTCACGCGAAAGTCCAACGAAGCATAGTGAGCACCATGAACCATACCCGTGCTCATTTACTtctcttcccctccctctctgtccAAATAAAGATCTTCCTTTATATGGaaaaatctataattttttgggagttctataattcatatacaacctattttaactggTTTAGCCAAAAAAAACCTGAACCAACCTTCAATTAAAATGGTtcaaagttataaatttttctaGCATGCTTTAATTTTTAAGTCTTCAATTCAAAACCATAAAATCTAAAGAAATTCTTGAAAATTCTTCACATACCATGAAAAAATTTCTAGTGCCAGTTACATACATTAAGACTTTTAAGGCTAACTTCAATAGAGTCCATATCCAGTGCTACAACGCGGATACAAGCTCCAAACAGCCTGCAAACGCGCTCCAGCGAAGACGGTTTCAAGTGCTACATCATTGCTACAGTGTCACAAAATAGAGAAATACATATTCTAAATTTGCGGATTCTCTCTCTTATCTGCATCATTGTTTTATATAGGATAACTGTAGCCTCAAAAGAATAAGGAGAATAATAGAAGTTAGGAAATATAATAGCtgctagagataaaaaaaattaaaaaaatactataacAATATTAGAATATacttgtcggaggatgaactcctgtcgcagggatcccgagagacctctttttagagattcggccggggggatgatcctgaacgagcttgtcgggaaaataaatgggaacggaaataaatacAGTGgttggtggtgggagatgatcgacctagtgcaagaaagatgggtgcaccggggtttagacaggttcgggccgcacggaggcgtaacaccctactcctgtgtgagtgctatacctttctttgaagggaattcttcaaggatgtatctgtttacaggggtgagctgcttACAGAGAGTTTGAGGCTctctgttctagcttggctttagctagtttgtgatgttcttcgccttttgatctgggcttccttgccttgttcaccttgttttCCCGTCTGTCTCCTCTGAgcttcctctttttttcttgagttctccatcctttccttttataggcgcgccgacctcgacttatccagaatgggaaagagggggcgcaaataccaaggcaccacggagaaagacgtcatcattccgtcttggcaaagtgacaggggcggtggaaaattgcggcgtgcatccgaccacccgccactgcggaggtcctccggcgccattaagagggcccaccgggcagccgcagaggtgcccggtgcgcccaccctgtcttgccCTTCTACCGGGGCAGGGTGgtaggcggagtgcttcgattctggcaatgttatcccgaggcacctgggtgaaaccggacgggacccgtgcatttaatggacccacgcccccctgccggAGCATgacagggtctgacactagggcgtgggcagttgAGATTGTCAGGATGTcgggccgcgcgtgcctattaaatgcagcattgggcctttgactggttgacaccccgacgacgggacccttcgagtcgtcggacgatcttgagcgaaccttcggggaaccgagtcctcaggggctgccacgtgcagccccgagcactctctcccgagcactgggggaaaccttcagggaaccgagtcctcgggggctgccacgtgcagccccgagcactctctcccgagcactgggggaaaacttcggggaaccgagtcctcgggggctgccacgtgcagccccgagcactctctcccgagcacttccttcccggtacttggactccgcggatcatcggggaactggggtgctcgggaaccagaggcggcggccccgagcaccttctcccgggacttagcttttctTATCTCAcggggcggacctcgcgggatggtgacgcgtggcggatggccggcccggtctcgggactcagggacccctggttcctaatacaccgacaatacTATAGATAATAGATTTTTAAAGATATCCACTAGAGATAACACACACCATACAGTGACCAATTCATGTGCAGCTGCTTCAGCAATAGCACTCTTGTAGTCTCCAGCGCAGTCGATTCTTCCATCTCCTTCTCGATGCATCATCACAAGGCACCCACTCCGCTGTTGCTTGTCAccaccctcctcctctttctcccgccgccgccgccactggcTTCTTGCATGCTCTCACCCTCGGTGTCCCGTTCGTCGCGTCGTCCTCGTCCAGGGCCAGGTATAATGTCTCCTCTCCTCTGGCGTGTTCCAATTGAGTCGACCGCGGCTTGGCTTTGGCAGCTGGTGGGTGTTTCTTGATCTTTCCGATGATCCTGGCTGTCTGTGTTACCATGCATCTTACAATTTGAGCTCGGCATGGTCAAGACGGGCCGCACATGCATAATGCAAGGGTCGTCGAGGCTACGGCAGCAAGGCGGCAGCGTTTGGGATAGAGAGGGCCGAGAAGGCAGCCCCATCGTCCAACCCAACGACATGACGACGATGGTGAAGCCCGTGCCACTGCCACCCATCCACTAATAGCTGCATAAAGCCCCCCAATACTGAAAATTTGAAGTGcaatctgtcggtgtatcaggaaccgggggtctccgaatcccgaggtcaggccagccatccgccacatggcgccatcccgcggagtctctcccgcaaggtgagaaaaggtcaagtcccgggagaggacgctcggggccgcagttggtggcccccgagtaccccagttccccgatgatccacgaaatctaagtaccgggaagaaagtactcgagaaggtgtacggtgacccccgagaaccctagtcccccgacgaccaggagagctaagcaCTGAAAGAAACATGCACAGGGCCACCGgtggtggcccctgggcacccaagtatcctgaGGACCTACCGAAGAAAgtttcaggagagagtgctcggggctgcgtgcagcagcccccgagcactcggatccccgaggatccgtacaagtgtgcccgggagagagtgctcggggaggtaaacagtacccccaagcactcggttccccgaggacaagaaagggcattctcgggagagagtgctcggggagatgaatAGTACCCGAGctctcggtaccccgacgacccagaaagccccctggcagaggcccccgaggggtccaccgatgaggtgttagCCAGTTAAAGGCTCGagaccgcatttaaagagcgtgcgtggcctgtcacctccaactgctcccgtcgcgctcagcgtcagttcctgtcacgttctggcagagaggcgtggggttattaattgcacgagtcccgtcccgtgccatccggcccgtctcaggataacgtcgtgagggccgaggcgttccgtctgccgcgctgctgtggcaggagaacaagacagagcgggcacgctgggccgctctgcggctgcccggtgggccctctccacggcacccgttgccaggccatttatggtgacagatgacCGAGCGTGTGTCGCATTCTCCACCCCAGTCACTTctcccagaggaaatgatgacgctaTTTCCATTTAtagtgtctcggaactcgtgctccctCCCTCCGTTCGGagcacgttgctgccggcgggtatttaaagcagccggcgacACAAGGAAACATTCGGAAAAGGTATGGAAAAAAAAGAGGACGCACAAGCATAGACAAGAAcgcagcacaagagaaacacagctgagaagtgagcagcacgagacaggccgaagaacaaagaccaccaggctctaggatagactaacattcttgtaaccagcaacatctttgagggatttcctcagggcatttatagtattcatacaggagtagggtgttacgccccccgtgcagtccgaacctgtctaaattccggtgcatttacttcttttcgcactaggtcattccaccaccatCGACAGTTGCATTcactcctatttatttctccaacgaacatacttaggatcatccccctgccgaatctctaaaaagggatctctcgggatccctgcgactgaagttaatcctccgacacaatCTGAGCTTTGATGAGTATGGGTTTGCAAAGGGGGGAGTGTGAGTTGCAGCTCTGTCTTAAACTACTACTGTATTAGAAAGATTTTTTGGATGTAGTTTTTGAAACAGTGACATAAACAgaataagttatcttttgtCCAAACACGCTAACTAGTGATATAAACTATTTCTTTTTACAAAAAcagtagtataaaactagtaATTCAAATTGCAGTGTCAAAAACTGAAACAACAATTGAACCAATGGCATAAacctaaatatttcaaaacaaaatcaacCCACAAAATCTAGCTAATTGCATGGAAAAATTCGACTGAGACAAACGCAAAATCTCATGCGATTAATAACTAGCAAATGCCTTAAGATAACTGCCTCTATGCGAGAAATCAACTTACCAGTGCCTTCGGTATAATTGCAGTAGTAGAATTAATTTTGACTTTGTCAACTGGCGCGGTGTGGTTGACAAGGGTCAAACCCTGCGCCAGCAGCCGCCGGAATTCAGACTCGAGAACCTTTCGGAAACCTTGCACACCAGTCGAACTCTTCCGGCTCCTCTAGCGCTCGCTCCCCACCTCCCCGACGCAGCGCAGTCACTGTCCTCGCTCGCTCGCCCCGCCGCACGCATCCATGGTACGCTCTCTCTCCTGCTTCCCACTCCAAACCCTagctctcccctcccctcccctccttgcGCCACTCCTCTCACCTCTCGCGCCCTCGATCTCCTGCAGGATTCCCCCCCGACACACGCCGCCGCCACGCCGATGACGGCCGCTGTCCCGCCGCTCGACGactgcctccgcctcctccgcggtGAGCGCGACGAGCAGAAGCTGGCGGGCCTACTCGTTGCCGCGAACGTCTGCCGCGCCGGCGacgccggcgccgtcgccgaGGTCTACCGCGCTGTCGGGCCCCgcttcctccgccgccttctcaaCACCGGTAAGGGCCTCTGTGCGTGAAAATCGCGCGCCTCATGGTTAACCTGCGGGGGATTGGTGCGCTTCGGTGTCACTGGGtttttgcttcctttttttctttagaaaatgaGGTTTTTGCTTCCTGGGTGAAGGGTTGGGGAAAGTCGAGggcgggaaggaggaggagcgtgAGGCGTACCTGCGCCTCGCGGTGACGGTTCTCGCTGGGCTCGCGCGCGTCCAGGAGGTTGCGGCCGACGAGGGGGTCGTCTCTACTTTGCCCCTCGTCGCCGAGGTCGTCTCCAAATCGTAAGAAATTTCGCTCTCTGGGTCCTTCTGATACTCTCACTCTCACGTTAGGTAATATAGTGTCAAATGAAGCAGTACACATGGAACATTTTGTAATTTTGCAACCCTCGCCATTTGAATATACCTGTGCTATCCCGTTTTGAATCTGTTAACAGCTCAGACCAACTGTTATAACTAATTTGGATGCTTGCTTGCGATCCACATAAGCTTATGAGTTATGACTGTAGCTAAATCGTGTGCTGCAGGACTGATCCAGCAATTATTGAAGAATGCTTTGAACTTCTGTCACTTATTGCAATAGCCTCCGAAGATGGGGCATACAAATTTTGTGAGCCTGGAGTAATGGACATGATCTTCCTTCAAATCGCAAGCTTACCAGATGGTATCAAATTTATTGCCAGTATCTTGTTCTCAATTTCATCTCTATACAGTGCTCCTGATCAGTTCTTCCTTCATCCCACTGAGGAGTGTTAGCACTGATGCTTTAGATGCAGATCTTAGCTCCGACATTCTTAATTTGTGCATCTGGACTGGTGCTTTTGATACTCTGCTATTTGAAAAGCGGTCTTTCACATAGGTGACAAATTCACATAGCCTATTCAATTATGTCCTAGTTAGCACTTAGCAGTCAGCGCTGTGGGTTCATGAATAGCATTTTGTTGCGGCCATGAACTTGTGAAAAAGAACTAATATTTGCTTAGGTTGATTGGTGTTCAATAGCATAACTATAATCTGATGAGTTAGTTCGGATGCTTAATTGTTTATACACTTCCTTTGTTATTTTCTTTGTAGGTTCAAAGTGCATAGAGCTTGCCATTAATCTAATGAAGTTACTGGTTCATAAACTCAGTGTTGACAACATGAGTGTGGAGAAACTGCAAGGCATGATAGGCATGGTACGAATGATGTACCGGAAATACGGAATATTTTGTGTGAATTTTTCTATGTTTCTCGTTTCAGCATTCCTAAATTGATTTGATGATTTGATCTACAATTTTCAATGCGATTCAGGTGATTTGTCTTGCCAGGCTTTTTGCTGTTCTTCATACTGCAGTTAAATTTGATGCCCTGCACATGCTTACCACCCTCCTGTCCCAAAAAGATTCTGTAAGATTACCCTTTCCCCCTACTTTTGTTTTATGTGAAGCGTGTGAATCTGTTTTGTTATGCATGATATTTGATGATTTCTTCACTAAGATTTTCCCTAATCCTCTACGTTTTGTTTTGTTGCTGGAATGCTAAAGCCACTTCATGATTCTTTGAGATCAATGCCGGAATCAATTTGGGATTCTCACATCCGAGTTGGGATCACATCTGTTCTCCAAAATCGTGTTGGTATGTCCGGGCTTTGTATTTATAAATGATGCAAAATTTAGTTGCTAAACTATTGTGAAGTTGTAATTCGGTGGTCAGATTGATGAAATAACCTTTTTGTCATTGGTTTAATAATCAGTTGTATTCACCAAGGATGAAAGCACTAATATGTGACGCTTTGTTTCAATAGTACTGTAGCTTGAGATTTGCCTAGTCTATCTGTTATCTTGGAACTATTTATTTGTTCTGTTACTTGGCTGCCTACCGTTATATTTTGTAGTATGTCATTCTTTTTCATATACTTGTCGCTTGTCGATTTAGTTTAATTTTTCTCAAAGCTGAATGGCTTTTTAAATAGATTGCTTGGGGGTAACAAAAGTGTAGTATAAACTTATATCGGGAAGATGGCATGCTGCAGGATAGAAGAGTGAAGCCTAACTGTGTTGGTATTTCCTTCCTTTTGAGATGCTCCGTGacgttattttttttaatgctaTTCAGTATCCTCTGAAAAGCTGCACGCTCTTCTTTTGGCGGAGTGCATGATGTCCATACTAGGCGAGAATTGGTTGTCAGAAGATTACAAAATCGATGATAACCAGAATGTGATGCCTGTTGACAAGTAAGTTCCACATTATCTCCTGTATTCTGTGGGATGTGCCTTTAAATTTCCATAGCGATTTGTGATTTCTGCAGGTTTGTATTGCTTGTCTTAGAATCTGCAAGAGTTGAAGTGGCTGTCTTTCTAAATGAACTCGCTTATTTGAAGTATGAGTCTTTGAAAACTTCTCACACTGATGACGCCGTCAGTCAGAAACAGAGAAACCTGGCTATACTATTTTCACTAATAGAAAGAATAAtcaaaatgatatcaaatgcCAGTAGTGGTGAAGGTATGTTTTCATTCTTGACTATTTTTGGTTCCATGGGCCTCAAACCAGGAAGCTCGCAGCTTGTGCATTTTGTCTGTCCGTGCAATCATATGATAGTAATTCTCCATTTCTGTATCATCAGTCTCTGAAAATGGTTTTTCATGTATGTATGTCTTACCAGTTACAAAACATGCATCAGCATGGGGATGTAAATGTGCTGATGCAGCACTCTTAAGGAAATCCGAACAATGGGAAAGCATGACCTTGAAGTGGACAATATTTTGGCAAATACCACTGCACGCTAGGAGCACTAATTTAACAACACATCCAATAGCAAAATGGTTATTAGTTCAGTGGCTTACATCATCTAATGATCTGagctccaattttttttaaggatatCAACTATCAGTATTGTATTCTGAAATTCAGTTATGCTCCTAAATTGCTTAAGATTCTAGAATATGATGGCACCAACCTTGCATGGTAGTATCTAAACTCTTGGGGTCAAATTGTTTCCATTCCCtttacattttctaattcatACCCTTTATTTATATCTTTCTCCTATTTTCCTTTCGAAGTCAATATTCATGGCAATGGCTCATAGAAAGCCTACTAACATAACTGTACTCCTCACCAACCGTTTTCCTTC
Coding sequences:
- the LOC133920008 gene encoding uncharacterized protein LOC133920008; the encoded protein is MDSPPTHAAATPMTAAVPPLDDCLRLLRGERDEQKLAGLLVAANVCRAGDAGAVAEVYRAVGPRFLRRLLNTGLGKVEGGKEEEREAYLRLAVTVLAGLARVQEVAADEGVVSTLPLVAEVVSKSTDPAIIEECFELLSLIAIASEDGAYKFCEPGVMDMIFLQIASLPDGSKCIELAINLMKLLVHKLSVDNMSVEKLQGMIGMVICLARLFAVLHTAVKFDALHMLTTLLSQKDSPLHDSLRSMPESIWDSHIRVGITSVLQNRVVSSEKLHALLLAECMMSILGENWLSEDYKIDDNQNVMPVDKFVLLVLESARVEVAVFLNELAYLKYESLKTSHTDDAVSQKQRNLAILFSLIERIIKMISNASSGEGAPSQTIRESTIMQAITGLNETISLVLDFLQDAKDHGQRKGDDLLAAARIVGSYLAEAPYACKEKTRHLLEFIFSIEGQDEPSPFHSICFMLPMLSQITMEADGCRTLASIGGYKAVIDCLVKMTEQDGMTIDNGSMFMACDTIINFMSNRKSVHIPVESCFIRLLQALVTWAGTTDVSSVTMTASCLCTMVLDLTSEEFLLSCSDFDSKTLGSLSELIVRSLQQDIPDNDREQFNQKQIIVSGYRRWADLFPHVKNVVEQHVSV